The genomic interval ACCTCGGCCTGCGCCGGGTCCTCCTCCTGACCGTCGGACGACACGAACACGATCGTGTCGGGGCGCACACCGAGGGTGTCCGCGGTGTAGAAGTCCAGGATCTCCTGGCGTAGCCGCACCTCCGGGATGCCCACCTCGTCGGCCAGGTAGGCCAGACTCAAGCCGCGGGGATGTGCGTGCAGCAGGTTGAGGACTGTGGACAGCCGACCGAAGGACTCGCTGGCTCTGGTCTGCTTGGCCGCGTTCACAGTGCCGCCTCCAGCAACTCGCGCAGGGCGTCGCGGAGGACCTCCGGTGCGACCAGTCGCGCGCGCGAGCCGAGTTCTATGACCCGGGCCAGGAAGATCAACCGGTTCGTCACCTCGACGTGGACCTCGTCGCCGACCTGCGTGCCGCCGACCAGCGAGATCACGTCGTCGGCGAACCCTGGGCAGGACAGCACGGCGATGACGGGCGGGTCGACCTGCCAGGTGATCGGGTCGAGCCCCGGCCGCACGATGTCAGTGGGCGGTTGGGCCGAGCCGGGCGCGCCGATCTCGAGGTTCTCCATGCGGGCCACGGCGAAACTCTTGATCATCCGGGCGGCCGCCTCCCACCCGGTCACCACGAGATCGTGGCCTGACCATTCCCAGCTCTGGGGATCGACCACCCGGGAACGGCCGTTGTAGTCGAAGTACATGACGCAACGCCGGCGGACGGCCTCGCGCACCCGGTCAAGGTCCACGGGCAGGTCTCTGCGGTGCACGGTCACCATGCCCGTGGCGGAAGCGGCGGCCAGGGCGGCTTGCAGGGCGGTGCGCTGGGCCGGGGTGAACTCCACCCGCCAGCGCACGTCCCCGGGCCGGACCACGTAGCGGGCCTCCTCGCCGAGGGCCGAGGCGTTCTCGATCTCCAGGCCGGTTTCCCGCAGGTCGTCGAGGTCGCGCATGAAAGCCCGCTTGCCGGCGTCGGAATCCTCATAGCCGAGCCGGGTCATGAGATCGGGGCTGCGCACACCGACCCTGCCCGCGGAGGTCAACGTCAGCGCCAGGTCGAGGAGGCGCTGGTAGGCCTTGGCCTGACTCATGAGTCCAAGGATGCCGTGATGGCCGAGATCTGGTGGGCCAATTCGACATCGAGCTGGGTCACCCCGCCGGCGGAGTGTGTGGACACGGCGAACACGATGGTGCGCCATCGGATGTCCATGTCGGGGTGGTGGTCCATGTCCTCGGCGGCCTGCGCCACCTCGGTCACGGCCCGGATAGCGGTGGCGAAGTCCCCGAACTCGACGGTTCGGCGCAACGCGGTGGTGTCCCCGGCCCAACCGGGCAGGTCCCGCAGGTGCCGCTGGATCTCCTCGGGCGTCAAAGGTCGGCTCACGGGATCGAGCGTGGCCTGCCGGGGGCGGGCGTGGCAAGTCCGCGCAACCGCCGGCTCGCGCCAGAATGGCCCGATGGACACCGCGCGCATGCTCGCCATGTCGTTCGCGGTCGTCGAGTCGTTGCGTCCCTCTTTGGTTCCCCGCAAGACCCAGCACCAGGCCATGGTGACAGCGGCCTGCGCGGCGACCGCAGGTCTGGCGGTGGCCCCGATGGCGTCCCGGCGAATTCCCGTCGCGGTGCTCGTCGGCGGGCTGGCGACTGCCGCCGCGCGCGCCGTGCACCATGTCCGCGCCCAGCGCGAATCACACCCCGACTGGGACCCGCGGCCCCAGAACCCGGCCATCGCAGTCGGCATCGGCGGGCTCGGCGGCTGCGCGGTGGCCTGTGCGCCGGGGGTGGCTGCCGGGCTGGCTCGTGCCGCGGGTGCGGCGATCGCACACCGGCGCGGCGGGTCCGCCGCGGTGTGGACGGGGGGAGTGGCCGCGGCGGCGGGTGCGGTCGTCACTGCCGCCGGAACGGTCGGCGCCCGCATGGCGCTGGAGAACCTGCGAGAGGTCGGTACCCGTGCCGACCCGGCCTTGCAGGAACCGCCGGACAGCCCCTACGTCACCGGTGGGCCCGGGTCGCAGATCGCGTACGACACCCTCGCCCGCGACGGCCGGCGCTTCGTGTGGTTCCGCACCCCCGCCGGGCAGATAGGCTCGGTGGACGGTCGGGCCCGCGAGCCGGTGCGCGTGTACGTGGGTCTGGAGTCGGCTAACACCCCTGAGCAGCGGGTCGATCTTGCGATGCGGGAACTCGAGCGGCTCGGCGCGTTCGACCGGGGCACCGTGCTGATCATGAGTCCCGCCGGGTCGGGCTACGCCGACTACGTCGCGGCCGAGGCCGTCGAGTGCTTCACGCGCGGGGACTGCGCGAGTGTTGTCGTCCAGTACGGGGTGCTGCCGTCGATGCTGTCGTTGCCTCGGGTGGGCCTGGGATCGCTGACTGTGCGGCTGTTGCTGGATCGCATCGACGACCGCGTGGCGCGGCAGGCGCATCGGCCGCGCGTGATCATGTACGGGGAGAGCCTGGGGGCCCGGGTGGCTCAGGAGGCGCTACAGCGCTCGCCGTCGCGGGTCGACGCCACCGGCCGCGTCGTGGGTGTGGATGCCCTGGTGTCCGTCGGAACCCCGGGTGGTCCGTCATTGCGCAACGACCTCCTGCACAGCGGCGACGTCGTGCACCTCGACCGCTGGCAGCAGATGACCGGTGCCGAACGCGCCCAACTGTGGTTCATCGATCATGACGCGGACCCGGTGACCCGCTGGGATGGCCGGCTGGCGTGGCGCCGCCCGGCCTGGCTGCGCGGGCCGCGTGGGCGCAACGTGCCGGCCGACATGCAGTGGCTGCCGGTGCTCACGTGGTGGCAGGTGATCTTCGACCTCATCTTCGCCGCGCAGCAGCAGTCGGGAGTGTTCCGGTCCGTCGGCCACGACTACCGTGCCGATCTCGGCCCGATCCTGGCCGCAGTGGTGGGTCGTGGTGCCGACGTGGCGAAGGTGGAAGCGCTCTTGGCGCAGCGCGAGATCGAGCGTGACAGTGTGACGGTGACGGTCACCACCGGTTCGCTGCCGCCCACCTGAGTCCTGTCAGTTCCCGGCCGGCGGCATCGTCGGCTCGATGATGCCGAAATGGTTGCCGTCGGGGTCCTGGAAGTACGCGAGGGTGCCGACTCCTGGCATCTGCGAGACGGGCATCGTTTCCGTCGCACCTGCCTGCAGGGCCCTCCGGTGGTACTCGGCGCAGTCCCCCACGCCGATCACCGGCACCGCGCCGCTGACGGGGGCGCCGGGATCCGGTCGGGAACCTTGCCGGGGCAGCAGCCCGCCGTTGATCCCCATGGCTTCGTCCCCGGTGGTGATCACCCAGTACTCGACGTCGCCCCACTGCTCGAACGACCAGCCGAAGACGGCCTGGTAGAACGCGATGAGGGCGGCGGGGTCGCTGGCGTGGATCTCGAGATGCACGGGCCTCGGCATGCGTGCACCCTAGTCGCCGGGGGGCGTCACCGGAACCCCTTGGGCATCGATCGACCGGTACACCGGGTCGTCGGTGAGATCGCGCCAGATCGGCACGATGCCCATGACGGTGATCGCTGCCAGCGCCATGGACAGCGGCAGCAGGACGAGGTTGAGTGTCAGGGCCAGCCCTAGCGACGCCGAGGGGTCGGCCGTGCTGGTCGCCTGCCCGAGGAACAGCAAGCTGATCGGGATGCTCACCACCGTCGTGATCACATTGACGATCACGGAGGCGGCCAGCGACCACAGCAGGTACCGGCCGAGGACGCCCCAGAACTTGCCGCGGGTGGCGCGCCAGGACCAACTCAGCGCCCGCCGTCCGACCACGGCTTGCGCCACCGCCGGGATCAGCCGTCCGGTGAGCCAGAACGACACGGCGAAGAAGCCGAAGAACGCAAGGATGCCCAGTCCGATGGCCAGGGCGGGGGCGAACTGGGCAGTGAGCACGATGACCACCGTGACTGCCACGACCGCCGCGGTCATCACCATCACCAGCAACACGTAGTACCCGAACAGCCGGAACCCGGCGACGAAACCACTGCGCCAGGCCGCTGCCCAGGAAACGCGGTTCGTCGCAGCGGCGTCCATTCCCAGCCGGTTCACAGCGCCGATCTGAACCGTGGACGCGATCAGCAACAGCACGCTGAGCAGCGCACCGAGGACCACCCAGCCGCCCAGTGGCAGCGCCGAGAAGGCCCGGGAGAACTCCGATGTCATGGCATCGACCTCGGCCTGGCTGAAGTCGCCCTCGGGGTTGGCTTCCAGGGCCGCCCCCAGCGTGTCCAGGCCCGCCCGCAGGGCGCCGGTGTCGACCACTGCGAAGGTGATCACCGCCAGAACCGCGGAGACCCCCACCCAGATCGCCACCGAGATCGCCAGGATCGGCCACCATGCCCGGCGCGTGATACGGCCGATATCGCTGAACATGCCGCCGAGCGGGCGCATCCCGCTGGCGGTCAGGGGCCTGCCCGGCGGCGGGGTGTACGCGGCGTACGACGGGGTCTGTGGCGGGGGGGCGGGCTGCCCACCGCCGGGCTGACCCCAGGCTGCGGCCGGCACGGGTGCGGTCGGTTCCGGCGGCAACGGGGTCGTGGGTTCCGGCAGGACCGCTGTCGGCTGCTCGGCCGCGTGCTCGCCTTCGGGGTTGGGCCGGGTGTACTCGGTCCAACCCACCCCGCTCCACCAGCGCAAGCCACCGGTTCCGTCGGGGTTGGGGTACCAGCCTGCCTGCGGCGTGTCATGGCTCATGGGTCAAGGCTAGATGGAGGCGGTCGCGTGGGTGGTTCGTGGCTGCAGGCTTACGGGTTGGCGCGCTTTGTGCGCCGGGGGGAGGTTCTGTACGGTCGGGTCCCTCCTGGGTTCCCGCGGGGCGGCGGGGTTGTGCGCGGTTTCTGCATCGGGGAGTGGTTCGGTCGTCGGGGAGAGGTTCTGCGGGGTTGGATCGCTCCCGGGTAGCGGTTTCACTCCCGGGTTCGCCGGTGCGGCCGGCGTTGTGCGCGGTTTCTGCATCGGGGAGGGGTTCTGCGGGGTTGGGTCACTCCCGGGTAGCGCCGCCCCCGGACCCTACCCCCGGGCCTTGCGCCGCGCGGTCGCCCTCGCCCGGAGCGCGGCGTTAAGTTCGACCTTGCGCAGTCGCACGGTCCGAGGGGTGACCTCGACACACTCGTCCTCGCGACAGAACTCCAGAGCCTGCTCCAGCGACAGCACCCGCGGCGGGATCAAACGCTCCAACTCCTCGCCGGTCGACGAGCGGATGTTGGTGAGCTTCTTCTCCTTCGTGGGGTTGACGTCCATGTCGTCGGCGCGGGCGTTCTCGCCGACGATCATGCCCTCGTAGACCTCGGCCCCGGGCTCCACGAACAGGGTTCCCCGCTCCTGGAGGTTGAAGCACGCGAAGCTGGTCACGGTGCCGCGGCGGTCGGCCACCAGCGAACCGGTGGGCCGGGTGCGCAGGTCGCCGTGCCATGGCTCGTAACCGCCGAATACGTGGTGCATCAGGCCCGTGCCGCGGGTCTCGGTGAGGAACTCGGTGCGGAACCCGATGAGCGCGCGAGCGGGCACCGTGAACTCCATACGCACCCACCCGGTGCCGTGATTGGTCATGTCGTCCATGCGGCCCCGGCGCAGGCCCATCAACTGCGAAACCACGCCGACGTAGTCTTCGGGGATGTCGACGGTGAGGTTCTCCATCGGCTCGTGCAGGGTCCCGTCGATCTCCCGGGTGACGACCAGGGGTTTGCCGACGGTCAGCTCGAAGCCCTCCCGCCGCATCATCTCCACGAGCACCGCCAGCTGCAGTTCCCCACGGCCCTGGACCTCCCAGGCGTCGGGGCGGTCGGTCTCGGCCACGCGCAGCGATACGTTGCCGATCAACTCCGCATCCAGGCGGTTCTTGATCAGCCGCGCGGTCATCTTCGCGCCGTCCTTGCCGGCCAGGGGCGAGGTGTTCGTACCGATGGTCACCGAGATGCTGGGCTCGTCGACGGTGATGACCGGCAGTGGCCGGGGGTCGGCCGGGTCGGCCAGCGTTTCGCCGATCGTGATGTCCGGCATGCCCGCCACCGCGATGATGTCCCCGGGCCCGGCCTGTTCCACCGGCACCCGCTCCAGGGCATCGGTCATCAGCAACTCGCTGACCTTGGCCGTGGTCATGCTGCCGTCCGCGCGGCACCAGGCGACCTGCTGCCCTTTGCGGATCGTGCCGCCATGGATGCGGCAGATCGCCAGGCGTCCCAGATAGGCCGACGCGTCGAGGTTCGTCACGTGGGCCTGCAGGGGGGCGTCAGCGTCGTACCGGGGTGGGGGAACGGTCTCGACCAGCGCGGTGAACAGCGGCTCGAGGTCGTCGGAGTCCGGCATCGCGCCGTCCGCGGGCCGCTGCGTACTGGCTCGGCCTGCCCTCGCGCTGGCGTAGAGGATCGGGAAGTCGATCTGCTCCTCCGTGGCGTCGAGGTCGAAGAACAGTTCGTAGACCTCGTCGACCACCTCGGCGATCCGGGCGTCGGACCGGTCGACCTTGTTCACCACCAGCACCACCGGCAGTTGCTTGGTCAGTGCCTTGCGCAGCACGAACCGGGTCTGCGGCAACGGGCCTTCGGAGGCGTCGACCAGCAGCAGCACACCGTCGACCATCTCCAGGCCACGTTCCACCTCGCCGCCGAAGTCGGCGTGCCCTGGGGTGTCGATGATGTTGATCGTCACGTTCCCGTGGGTCACCGCCGTCTGCTTGGCGAGGATGGTGATGCCTTTCTCACGCTCCAGGTCCATGGAGTCCATCACGCGATCAGCGATGTCGGCGTTCTCGCGGAAGGCTCCGGACTGCCACAGCATGGCGTCGACGAGCGTGGTCTTGCCGTGATCGACGTGGGCGATGATCGCGACGTTTCGCAGGTCGCTGCGCAGGGCCATGGGGAGTCCTCAGATCGGGGGATACAACCGATTGTCGCAGGCGTACGGTGGGAGTGGAGGGGAGGTCGTCATGAAGCGGATGATGGCGGCGGTCGCGGGGGCTGCGGCGGTGCTGGCACTGGGCGCGCCTGCAGTCCAGGCGGCACCGGTCAAGGACATCTACATGGTCAAGCATGTGCAGGCCACCGGCGACGGCATGTACGTGGGGGAGTTCGTGATCCT from Micrococcales bacterium carries:
- the typA gene encoding translational GTPase TypA, whose amino-acid sequence is MALRSDLRNVAIIAHVDHGKTTLVDAMLWQSGAFRENADIADRVMDSMDLEREKGITILAKQTAVTHGNVTINIIDTPGHADFGGEVERGLEMVDGVLLLVDASEGPLPQTRFVLRKALTKQLPVVLVVNKVDRSDARIAEVVDEVYELFFDLDATEEQIDFPILYASARAGRASTQRPADGAMPDSDDLEPLFTALVETVPPPRYDADAPLQAHVTNLDASAYLGRLAICRIHGGTIRKGQQVAWCRADGSMTTAKVSELLMTDALERVPVEQAGPGDIIAVAGMPDITIGETLADPADPRPLPVITVDEPSISVTIGTNTSPLAGKDGAKMTARLIKNRLDAELIGNVSLRVAETDRPDAWEVQGRGELQLAVLVEMMRREGFELTVGKPLVVTREIDGTLHEPMENLTVDIPEDYVGVVSQLMGLRRGRMDDMTNHGTGWVRMEFTVPARALIGFRTEFLTETRGTGLMHHVFGGYEPWHGDLRTRPTGSLVADRRGTVTSFACFNLQERGTLFVEPGAEVYEGMIVGENARADDMDVNPTKEKKLTNIRSSTGEELERLIPPRVLSLEQALEFCREDECVEVTPRTVRLRKVELNAALRARATARRKARG
- a CDS encoding alpha/beta-hydrolase family protein — translated: MDTARMLAMSFAVVESLRPSLVPRKTQHQAMVTAACAATAGLAVAPMASRRIPVAVLVGGLATAAARAVHHVRAQRESHPDWDPRPQNPAIAVGIGGLGGCAVACAPGVAAGLARAAGAAIAHRRGGSAAVWTGGVAAAAGAVVTAAGTVGARMALENLREVGTRADPALQEPPDSPYVTGGPGSQIAYDTLARDGRRFVWFRTPAGQIGSVDGRAREPVRVYVGLESANTPEQRVDLAMRELERLGAFDRGTVLIMSPAGSGYADYVAAEAVECFTRGDCASVVVQYGVLPSMLSLPRVGLGSLTVRLLLDRIDDRVARQAHRPRVIMYGESLGARVAQEALQRSPSRVDATGRVVGVDALVSVGTPGGPSLRNDLLHSGDVVHLDRWQQMTGAERAQLWFIDHDADPVTRWDGRLAWRRPAWLRGPRGRNVPADMQWLPVLTWWQVIFDLIFAAQQQSGVFRSVGHDYRADLGPILAAVVGRGADVAKVEALLAQREIERDSVTVTVTTGSLPPT
- a CDS encoding 4a-hydroxytetrahydrobiopterin dehydratase, whose protein sequence is MSRPLTPEEIQRHLRDLPGWAGDTTALRRTVEFGDFATAIRAVTEVAQAAEDMDHHPDMDIRWRTIVFAVSTHSAGGVTQLDVELAHQISAITASLDS
- a CDS encoding DUF2510 domain-containing protein is translated as MSHDTPQAGWYPNPDGTGGLRWWSGVGWTEYTRPNPEGEHAAEQPTAVLPEPTTPLPPEPTAPVPAAAWGQPGGGQPAPPPQTPSYAAYTPPPGRPLTASGMRPLGGMFSDIGRITRRAWWPILAISVAIWVGVSAVLAVITFAVVDTGALRAGLDTLGAALEANPEGDFSQAEVDAMTSEFSRAFSALPLGGWVVLGALLSVLLLIASTVQIGAVNRLGMDAAATNRVSWAAAWRSGFVAGFRLFGYYVLLVMVMTAAVVAVTVVIVLTAQFAPALAIGLGILAFFGFFAVSFWLTGRLIPAVAQAVVGRRALSWSWRATRGKFWGVLGRYLLWSLAASVIVNVITTVVSIPISLLFLGQATSTADPSASLGLALTLNLVLLPLSMALAAITVMGIVPIWRDLTDDPVYRSIDAQGVPVTPPGD
- a CDS encoding VOC family protein, whose protein sequence is MPRPVHLEIHASDPAALIAFYQAVFGWSFEQWGDVEYWVITTGDEAMGINGGLLPRQGSRPDPGAPVSGAVPVIGVGDCAEYHRRALQAGATETMPVSQMPGVGTLAYFQDPDGNHFGIIEPTMPPAGN
- a CDS encoding WYL domain-containing protein, giving the protein MSQAKAYQRLLDLALTLTSAGRVGVRSPDLMTRLGYEDSDAGKRAFMRDLDDLRETGLEIENASALGEEARYVVRPGDVRWRVEFTPAQRTALQAALAAASATGMVTVHRRDLPVDLDRVREAVRRRCVMYFDYNGRSRVVDPQSWEWSGHDLVVTGWEAAARMIKSFAVARMENLEIGAPGSAQPPTDIVRPGLDPITWQVDPPVIAVLSCPGFADDVISLVGGTQVGDEVHVEVTNRLIFLARVIELGSRARLVAPEVLRDALRELLEAAL